The Rhizobium leguminosarum genome includes a region encoding these proteins:
- a CDS encoding SixA phosphatase family protein: MTVPLPPPNRIYLLRHAEAAWAEPGQRDFDRPLNEKGFGDAEIIADKAADKGYRPDLLISSTALRCRDTSGAVHRAIGVTLDVRYVDALYNATVDTYLEIIDAQDEAAVMLVGHNPTMEQALEALIGHEAMAGALPGGFPTAGLAVVDYDASAAVWRLTDFVVV; this comes from the coding sequence ATGACCGTACCGCTGCCTCCGCCCAACCGCATCTATCTCCTGCGTCATGCCGAGGCCGCCTGGGCCGAACCCGGACAGCGCGATTTCGACCGTCCGCTGAACGAAAAGGGCTTTGGCGATGCAGAGATCATCGCCGATAAGGCCGCCGACAAGGGCTACCGTCCCGATCTCCTGATCAGTTCGACGGCGCTGCGCTGCCGCGATACATCAGGCGCCGTCCACCGGGCGATAGGCGTCACGCTCGACGTGCGGTATGTCGATGCGCTCTACAACGCCACGGTCGATACCTATCTCGAGATCATCGATGCGCAGGATGAGGCGGCCGTTATGCTGGTCGGCCACAATCCAACCATGGAGCAGGCGCTGGAGGCGCTTATCGGCCATGAGGCGATGGCAGGCGCCCTTCCCGGCGGCTTCCCGACAGCAGGCCTTGCCGTCGTCGATTACGACGCTTCCGCCGCCGTCTGGCGCCTCACCGATTTCGTCGTCGTCTGA
- a CDS encoding YcjX family protein, with the protein MPPRLTSFADDARIAFDNLADRASGLVNPTVRLGVTGLSRSGKTVFISSLVHNLLHGGRLPLFEPVQSGRVSAVRLEPQPDDAVPRFQYEDHIRALVKDRIWPDSTRAISELRITLDYQSASGWNRLFSPGRLSIDIVDYPGEWLLDLPLLGKDYRTFSEETLALAETGVRSELSRQWLVLTRTTDIHAGADEMVARDLATAFADYLKTCKADERSLSTLPPGRLLLPGDLDGSPALTFAPLALPPDGRPGRGSLWTMMERRYEAYKSVVVKPFFREHFARLDRQIVLVDALQAMNRGPEAVQDLERALTDVLACFRPGTNSLLSSLLGRRIDRVLVAATKADHLHHESHDRLDALTRRLVDRAIERIGMAGAGIDVMALASVRATREATVKRDGHELPVIVGTPMEGETIAGERFDGERKTAIFPGDLPEDPESLFDRIAAGETGLQLPDVNVVRFRPPHLEETGGGIKLSVPHIRLDRAMQFLFGDRLA; encoded by the coding sequence TTGCCGCCACGACTGACATCCTTTGCCGATGACGCCCGCATCGCCTTCGACAATCTCGCCGACCGGGCGAGCGGCCTCGTCAATCCGACCGTGCGGCTCGGCGTTACCGGCCTCTCCCGCTCCGGCAAGACGGTCTTCATCTCCTCGCTGGTCCACAATCTGCTGCATGGCGGCCGACTGCCGCTGTTCGAGCCGGTCCAATCCGGCCGCGTCTCGGCGGTGCGGCTGGAACCGCAGCCGGATGATGCCGTGCCGCGCTTCCAGTACGAGGACCATATCCGCGCGCTGGTGAAGGACCGTATCTGGCCGGATTCGACCCGCGCCATATCCGAACTGCGCATCACACTGGATTATCAGAGCGCCAGCGGCTGGAACCGGTTGTTTTCGCCTGGCCGCTTGTCGATCGATATCGTCGATTATCCCGGCGAATGGTTGCTCGACCTGCCGCTGCTCGGCAAGGATTACCGCACGTTCAGCGAGGAAACGTTGGCACTTGCCGAAACCGGCGTCCGCTCCGAGCTGTCGCGCCAATGGCTGGTGCTGACACGTACCACTGACATCCATGCCGGCGCCGACGAGATGGTCGCCCGCGACCTCGCCACCGCCTTTGCCGATTATCTCAAAACCTGCAAGGCCGACGAACGCTCGCTTTCCACCCTGCCGCCTGGCCGCCTGCTCCTGCCCGGCGATCTCGACGGCTCGCCGGCGTTGACCTTCGCGCCGCTGGCTCTGCCGCCGGACGGCCGTCCAGGCCGCGGCTCGCTCTGGACGATGATGGAGCGGCGCTACGAGGCCTACAAATCGGTCGTCGTCAAACCTTTCTTCCGCGAGCATTTCGCCCGGCTCGACCGGCAGATCGTCCTGGTCGATGCGCTGCAGGCGATGAACCGCGGCCCTGAAGCCGTGCAGGATCTGGAACGCGCGCTGACCGACGTGCTCGCCTGTTTCCGCCCCGGCACCAATTCGCTGCTCTCCTCCCTGCTCGGGCGCCGCATCGACCGCGTGCTGGTCGCCGCCACCAAGGCCGATCATCTTCACCATGAAAGCCACGACCGGCTCGATGCGCTGACCCGCCGCCTGGTGGATCGCGCCATCGAGCGCATCGGCATGGCTGGTGCCGGCATCGACGTCATGGCGCTTGCTTCCGTGCGCGCCACCCGCGAAGCGACCGTCAAGCGTGACGGCCATGAACTGCCGGTCATCGTCGGCACGCCGATGGAGGGTGAAACCATCGCCGGCGAGCGTTTCGACGGGGAAAGAAAGACCGCGATCTTCCCCGGCGATCTGCCGGAGGATCCGGAAAGCCTGTTCGACCGCATCGCCGCGGGCGAGACCGGCCTGCAACTGCCCGATGTCAACGTCGTCAGGTTCCGGCCGCCGCATCTCGAGGAAACCGGTGGCGGCATCAAGCTGTCGGTGCCGCATATCCGCCTCGACCGCGCCATGCAGTTCCTGTTCGGAGACCGTCTCGCATGA
- a CDS encoding YcjF family protein, translating to MSKPPSDPPRRAPAAFTYEDEATERRDNGRQGGERRKPESFSENIVVTPDEDDPFLNPDKDLSAVPVAAPRKRRTSFGKIAAGAFGILLSLAIGLWTDSLIRDLFTRADWLGYAALAVLAVGILAVLALVIRETIGMIRLAAVQTIKAEADAAMLETRPVKARAVVARLTTLLSANPETAKGRATLKATEGEVIDPPHLIALAERELLAPLDRKARALIVNASKRVSIVTAVSPRAVVDLLYVLYEAVRLIRAMAELYGGRPGTLGMFRLLRDVLAHLAVTGSIAVGDSLVQQVLGHGLASKLSARLGEGVINGLMTARIGIAAMDLCRPLAFRALKRPGIGDFIGDLTPSMSPRGNNP from the coding sequence ATGAGCAAGCCCCCGTCCGATCCGCCGCGCCGCGCACCCGCCGCCTTCACCTATGAGGACGAAGCCACCGAGCGGCGTGACAACGGCCGGCAAGGAGGTGAGCGGCGCAAGCCGGAAAGCTTCTCTGAAAATATCGTCGTGACACCTGATGAGGACGATCCTTTCCTCAATCCCGACAAGGATCTGAGCGCCGTCCCCGTTGCAGCGCCGCGCAAGCGGCGGACCTCGTTCGGCAAGATCGCCGCCGGGGCCTTCGGCATCCTGCTGTCGCTCGCCATCGGCCTCTGGACCGATAGCCTGATCCGCGATCTCTTCACCCGCGCCGACTGGTTGGGCTATGCCGCCCTTGCCGTGCTAGCGGTCGGCATCCTTGCCGTGCTGGCCCTCGTCATCCGCGAAACCATCGGAATGATTCGCCTTGCCGCCGTCCAGACGATCAAGGCCGAGGCAGACGCGGCGATGCTCGAAACCCGACCAGTGAAAGCGCGCGCCGTCGTCGCACGCCTTACCACGCTCCTTTCCGCCAATCCGGAGACGGCGAAGGGCCGCGCGACGCTGAAGGCGACCGAGGGCGAGGTCATCGATCCCCCGCATCTGATCGCGCTAGCCGAACGGGAACTGCTCGCTCCGCTCGACCGCAAGGCCCGCGCCCTGATCGTCAATGCCTCGAAGCGCGTCTCGATCGTTACTGCTGTCAGCCCGCGCGCCGTGGTCGACCTGCTCTACGTGCTCTATGAGGCCGTGCGCCTCATCCGCGCCATGGCTGAGCTTTACGGTGGCCGGCCTGGCACACTCGGCATGTTCCGTCTGTTGCGTGACGTGCTGGCGCATCTGGCCGTCACGGGCTCGATCGCCGTCGGCGACAGCCTCGTCCAACAGGTGCTCGGCCACGGGCTGGCCTCGAAGCTCTCGGCACGACTGGGCGAAGGCGTCATCAACGGCCTGATGACCGCCCGCATTGGAATCGCGGCCATGGATCTCTGCCGCCCGCTCGCCTTTCGCGCCCTGAAGCGGCCGGGAATCGGTGATTTCATCGGCGATCTCACCCCCTCCATGTCGCCGCGCGGCAACAATCCTTGA
- the folK gene encoding 2-amino-4-hydroxy-6-hydroxymethyldihydropteridine diphosphokinase, producing the protein MPEAGFQSATLGLGGNIGDPAKAMAAALQKLDRRDDCRVSAVSRLYRTPPWGKTDQSFFFNACAVVETRLEPEALLDVCLSIEREMKRERIERWGPRTLDIDVLTYGDVIQDAPRLELPHPRMTDRGFVLMPLADIAPGLRVRGRAVSDWLSDAEVTGIEIANNSRDWWLSA; encoded by the coding sequence TTGCCTGAGGCCGGGTTCCAATCCGCCACACTCGGTCTCGGCGGCAATATCGGCGACCCTGCGAAGGCGATGGCTGCGGCACTGCAGAAGCTGGACCGACGGGACGACTGCCGGGTTAGCGCGGTCTCGCGGCTCTATCGCACGCCGCCTTGGGGCAAGACCGACCAATCGTTCTTCTTCAATGCCTGCGCTGTCGTCGAGACCAGGCTGGAGCCCGAGGCTTTGCTCGATGTCTGCCTGTCGATCGAACGCGAGATGAAACGCGAGCGCATCGAGCGCTGGGGTCCGCGCACGCTTGATATCGACGTGCTGACCTATGGCGACGTGATCCAGGACGCGCCGCGGCTGGAACTGCCGCATCCGCGGATGACCGATCGCGGTTTCGTGCTGATGCCGCTTGCCGATATCGCGCCGGGTCTTCGGGTCAGGGGCAGGGCGGTCAGTGACTGGCTGTCGGATGCCGAGGTGACCGGCATCGAGATTGCCAACAACAGTCGCGATTGGTGGCTGAGCGCCTGA
- the folB gene encoding dihydroneopterin aldolase, which yields MTTYTITLQNCAFFARHGVHDEEEFLGQRFFVDAELDVVAGEALESDSINDTVNYGIAFTVIEQIVTGKRRYLIEALALDIAKGLCETFPQIRRAKITVRKPNAPVPGVLDFVQVSVEHFA from the coding sequence ATGACCACCTACACGATCACGCTGCAGAACTGCGCCTTCTTTGCGCGCCACGGCGTGCATGACGAGGAGGAATTCCTCGGCCAGCGCTTCTTCGTCGATGCCGAGCTCGATGTCGTCGCCGGTGAGGCGCTGGAAAGCGATTCGATCAACGATACCGTCAATTACGGCATCGCCTTTACCGTGATCGAGCAGATCGTCACCGGCAAGCGGCGTTACCTGATCGAGGCCCTGGCGCTCGATATCGCCAAGGGGCTCTGCGAGACATTCCCGCAGATCCGGCGGGCGAAGATCACTGTGCGCAAGCCGAACGCGCCGGTGCCCGGCGTGCTCGATTTCGTGCAGGTGAGCGTTGAGCACTTTGCCTGA
- the folP gene encoding dihydropteroate synthase: MTGLEGSIWRVGHGREIELGRRSVIMAIINVTPDSFSDGGRFETVDAAVEQALRAVSEGAGIIDIGGESTRPNAATVSPSEEQARVLPVIEALRGRTQALISIDTYRAETARLAISAGAHIVNDVFGLQKEPDIADIAAVTGAGLCIMHTGRDRVKLDDVIADQVRFLERSLDIAAASGVNRDRIVLDPGFGFAKETAEENLELMARFSELSRFGLPLLAGTSRKRFLGAVTGREAQDRDAATAATSALLRLQGAAVFRVHNVAINRDALDIADAMLNARQEFERKRPT, from the coding sequence GTGACAGGGCTCGAAGGCAGCATATGGCGTGTCGGCCATGGCCGGGAGATCGAACTCGGGCGTCGTTCGGTGATCATGGCGATCATCAACGTGACGCCGGACTCCTTTTCCGATGGCGGACGCTTTGAAACCGTCGATGCGGCGGTCGAACAGGCGTTGCGGGCGGTGAGCGAAGGTGCCGGCATTATCGATATCGGCGGCGAATCGACCCGGCCGAACGCAGCAACCGTCAGCCCTTCCGAGGAGCAGGCGCGCGTGCTGCCCGTCATCGAGGCGCTGCGCGGCCGCACCCAGGCGCTGATTTCCATCGACACCTATCGCGCCGAAACGGCGCGGCTTGCAATCAGTGCCGGCGCCCATATCGTCAATGACGTCTTTGGGCTGCAGAAGGAGCCCGATATCGCTGATATTGCCGCGGTGACCGGAGCTGGGCTCTGTATCATGCATACCGGCCGCGACAGGGTGAAACTTGACGATGTGATTGCCGATCAGGTGCGTTTCCTCGAACGGTCGCTTGATATCGCCGCTGCGTCAGGCGTCAACCGCGACCGCATCGTGCTCGATCCGGGCTTCGGCTTCGCCAAGGAGACGGCGGAGGAGAACCTGGAACTGATGGCGCGGTTTTCCGAACTTTCCCGCTTCGGCCTGCCGCTGCTCGCCGGGACGTCGCGGAAGCGCTTCCTGGGCGCCGTGACGGGGCGTGAGGCGCAAGACAGGGATGCGGCGACGGCTGCGACCAGCGCGCTGCTCAGGCTTCAAGGGGCTGCGGTTTTCCGGGTGCACAATGTCGCAATCAACAGGGATGCGCTCGATATCGCCGATGCTATGCTTAATGCGCGCCAGGAATTCGAGAGGAAGCGGCCGACATGA
- a CDS encoding DUF922 domain-containing Zn-dependent protease has translation MPLAVRYMVVPIAFSIALSLCSLSAAEVIASKSYSYFDIRGKTADELDRELSRRGPTASGSSARHPGATKIRFGGEATYIQNNGRCRVGNVKVTVHTQIILPRWSSRKGASKELSMIWDALSSDIKRHEERHAEIARDQARAMERAIRALPQQRSCEAMQELVSDESARGIEEHDRQQARFDRVEAVNFQKRMLRLLNNRINGRAGAK, from the coding sequence ATGCCGCTTGCAGTGCGTTATATGGTCGTTCCTATCGCCTTTTCCATTGCTCTTTCCCTCTGCAGCCTGTCGGCAGCCGAAGTGATCGCATCGAAAAGCTATTCCTATTTCGACATTCGCGGCAAAACCGCGGATGAGCTCGACCGCGAACTCAGCCGGCGCGGCCCGACGGCGAGCGGTTCCTCGGCGCGCCATCCCGGCGCTACGAAGATCCGCTTCGGCGGCGAGGCAACCTATATTCAAAATAACGGGCGCTGCCGCGTCGGCAACGTCAAGGTCACGGTCCACACCCAGATCATCCTGCCGCGCTGGAGCAGCCGCAAGGGCGCCAGCAAGGAGCTGTCGATGATCTGGGACGCGCTGTCGAGCGATATCAAGCGCCACGAGGAGCGCCATGCCGAGATCGCCCGCGACCAGGCCCGCGCCATGGAGCGCGCCATCCGCGCGCTGCCGCAGCAGCGCAGCTGCGAAGCCATGCAGGAACTCGTCTCCGACGAATCAGCTCGCGGTATAGAGGAGCACGACCGGCAGCAGGCGCGATTCGACCGGGTCGAGGCGGTCAATTTTCAGAAGCGCATGCTGAGGTTGCTGAACAATCGAATCAACGGTCGAGCCGGCGCAAAATAA
- a CDS encoding 2Fe-2S iron-sulfur cluster-binding protein, whose translation MPKLTIVAFDGTRFDLDVDQGSTVMENAVRNSVPGIEAECGGACACATCHVYVDEEWTEKVGQPEAMEEDMLDFAFDVRPTSRLSCQIRMKAVYDGLVVHVPERQA comes from the coding sequence ATGCCCAAACTTACCATCGTCGCCTTCGACGGCACGCGCTTCGACCTCGACGTCGACCAAGGCTCCACCGTGATGGAGAATGCCGTGCGCAATTCGGTCCCCGGCATCGAGGCCGAATGCGGCGGCGCCTGCGCCTGCGCGACCTGTCATGTCTATGTCGACGAGGAGTGGACGGAGAAGGTCGGCCAGCCGGAAGCGATGGAAGAGGACATGCTCGACTTCGCCTTCGATGTGCGCCCGACCTCGCGGCTGTCCTGTCAGATCCGGATGAAGGCTGTCTATGACGGGCTGGTGGTGCATGTGCCGGAACGCCAGGCCTGA
- a CDS encoding Hpt domain-containing protein — MAAQMAALNIVFEAPDNAKGPCPSKVRPIDLVHLAKQTMGDKTLELEVLQMFARQARACLQDIASGETIRIGAAAHRLKGAASSVGAFRVSQTAEAVEENGGDAGATAALGAAVIDAENFILKLCRG; from the coding sequence ATGGCAGCCCAGATGGCAGCATTGAACATCGTATTCGAGGCGCCGGATAATGCAAAGGGACCGTGTCCCTCCAAGGTCCGGCCGATCGATCTGGTGCATCTCGCAAAGCAGACGATGGGCGACAAGACGCTGGAACTCGAAGTCCTTCAGATGTTTGCGCGCCAGGCCCGCGCATGCCTCCAGGACATTGCCAGCGGCGAAACGATCCGTATCGGCGCAGCCGCGCATCGGCTGAAGGGCGCGGCAAGCTCGGTCGGCGCGTTCCGCGTGTCGCAGACGGCGGAAGCCGTCGAGGAAAACGGCGGCGATGCCGGCGCGACGGCAGCGCTCGGGGCCGCCGTCATCGACGCCGAGAATTTCATCCTGAAGCTCTGCCGCGGCTGA
- a CDS encoding aminoacyl--tRNA ligase-related protein produces the protein MLNIYHVNSLVHWEEREIHLRDHMIGFFSEEVRNFLRSVNPAWDLRRVEAPTLMPRSLVSSAYSNADIWIQEQLSASDIALVLRPETTPSTYVYMQHILGNHSKTRLPLCVWQAGKSYRREQEQPTKHMRLKEFWQLEFQCAFTADSGNDYHAACIEPVRRMIASLIHLPTRIVPSDRLPAYSEVTVDIEVDNGDKWMEVCSISRRTDFPQRYQSQPKKGAAVDHDVLVLEIAIGLDRCLYNWNIAADR, from the coding sequence GTGCTCAATATTTATCATGTCAATTCGCTCGTCCATTGGGAGGAGCGCGAGATCCATTTGCGCGATCATATGATCGGCTTCTTCTCGGAAGAGGTCCGCAATTTTCTCAGATCCGTCAATCCGGCCTGGGATCTCAGGAGGGTCGAGGCGCCGACACTGATGCCGCGGTCGCTGGTGTCAAGCGCCTATTCGAACGCCGATATCTGGATCCAGGAACAGCTATCCGCCAGCGATATCGCGCTGGTGCTGAGACCGGAAACCACGCCGTCGACCTACGTCTACATGCAGCACATTCTCGGCAATCACTCGAAGACACGGCTGCCGCTCTGCGTCTGGCAGGCCGGCAAATCCTATCGTCGCGAGCAGGAGCAGCCGACCAAACACATGCGGCTGAAGGAATTCTGGCAGCTCGAATTCCAATGCGCCTTCACGGCCGACAGCGGCAACGACTATCACGCCGCTTGCATCGAGCCGGTCCGCCGGATGATCGCATCGCTGATCCATCTGCCGACGCGGATCGTACCCTCCGACCGGCTTCCGGCCTATTCCGAGGTGACTGTCGATATCGAGGTCGACAATGGCGACAAGTGGATGGAGGTCTGCTCGATCTCCCGACGCACGGACTTTCCGCAGCGCTACCAGTCGCAGCCTAAAAAGGGAGCGGCGGTCGACCATGACGTGCTGGTGCTTGAGATCGCCATCGGCCTCGATCGGTGCCTCTACAACTGGAACATAGCGGCCGATCGATGA
- a CDS encoding D-alanyl-D-alanine carboxypeptidase family protein — MTKTTSRLLATALSSFFLMGAFTQVQAGQASFVVDVQSGRVLEGSNQDDLNYPASLTKMMTLYLAFEALHDGRLNWDQKLTMSENAESKEPFKLAVGVGRKVTLREAVEGIVVLSANDAAVAIAEQLGGTEQAFAKTMTDKARQLGMKDTVFKNPSGLPDPEQVTTARDMATLGVSLMRDFPEEFKLFSMRGFQFRGMKLRGHNNLMYRYDGVDGIKTGYTDASGYNVVTSALKDGRRVVGVVMGEKTASIRDDKMASLLDSTLSPSSSTTASTTPGSQPGATMTDSQPTK; from the coding sequence ATGACCAAGACGACATCCCGGCTCCTCGCTACCGCGCTCTCTTCCTTTTTCCTGATGGGCGCTTTCACTCAGGTTCAGGCAGGCCAGGCAAGCTTCGTCGTGGATGTGCAGTCCGGCCGGGTCCTCGAAGGTTCCAATCAGGACGATCTGAACTATCCGGCGTCGCTGACCAAGATGATGACGCTCTATCTCGCCTTTGAGGCCCTGCATGACGGACGCCTCAACTGGGACCAGAAGCTCACCATGTCGGAAAATGCCGAAAGCAAGGAGCCCTTCAAGCTCGCCGTCGGCGTTGGCCGCAAGGTGACGCTGCGCGAAGCCGTCGAAGGAATCGTCGTGCTCTCCGCCAATGATGCGGCTGTGGCGATTGCCGAACAGCTCGGCGGCACCGAACAGGCCTTCGCCAAGACGATGACCGACAAGGCGCGCCAGCTCGGCATGAAGGATACGGTCTTCAAGAACCCGTCGGGCCTTCCCGATCCGGAGCAGGTCACCACGGCGCGGGACATGGCGACGCTCGGCGTTTCGCTGATGCGGGACTTCCCCGAGGAGTTCAAGCTCTTCTCCATGCGCGGCTTCCAGTTCCGCGGCATGAAGCTGCGCGGCCACAACAACCTCATGTATCGTTATGATGGCGTCGACGGCATCAAGACAGGCTACACCGATGCATCGGGCTACAACGTCGTGACCTCGGCTCTGAAGGATGGCCGCCGCGTGGTCGGCGTCGTCATGGGCGAAAAGACCGCGAGTATACGCGACGACAAGATGGCAAGTCTGCTGGACAGCACCCTGTCGCCATCATCAAGCACCACTGCCTCCACCACACCGGGTAGCCAGCCGGGAGCGACGATGACGGATTCGCAGCCGACGAAGTAG
- a CDS encoding ABC-type transport auxiliary lipoprotein family protein — translation MVASHLLSRRSWIRGTVIALPLTALILSGCGTAAKNDTYDLSAAVDGSGPAAKSRQILIASPTALRSLDSEQIVIRVSPSEIQYLSKAQWGDKLPRIVQSKLVEAFENSGKLGGVGMPGQGLAIDYQVVTDIRSFEIDASNGNQAVVEISAKILNDRNGSVRAQKVFRAMAPAGGDNEGFVKGLDRAFSTVASEIVSWTLPLI, via the coding sequence ATGGTCGCATCGCATCTGTTGTCGCGCCGTTCTTGGATCAGGGGAACGGTGATCGCGCTGCCGCTGACGGCGCTGATCCTTTCCGGGTGCGGCACCGCGGCCAAGAACGATACTTATGATCTTTCCGCCGCCGTCGACGGCAGCGGACCCGCGGCCAAATCCCGCCAGATCCTGATCGCCAGCCCGACGGCGCTAAGGTCGCTCGACAGCGAGCAGATCGTGATCCGTGTTTCGCCGTCGGAAATCCAGTATCTCTCAAAGGCGCAGTGGGGCGACAAGCTGCCGCGCATAGTGCAGTCGAAGCTGGTGGAAGCCTTTGAGAACTCCGGCAAGCTCGGCGGCGTCGGCATGCCGGGGCAGGGGCTGGCGATCGACTATCAGGTCGTCACCGATATCCGCTCCTTCGAAATCGATGCTTCGAACGGCAATCAGGCGGTGGTCGAAATTTCCGCCAAGATCCTCAACGACCGCAACGGCTCGGTGCGCGCCCAGAAGGTGTTCCGCGCCATGGCGCCGGCCGGAGGTGACAATGAAGGCTTCGTCAAGGGCCTCGACCGCGCCTTCTCCACGGTTGCCTCCGAAATCGTCTCGTGGACGCTACCCTTGATCTGA
- a CDS encoding MlaD family protein produces the protein METKANYTIVGFFTVLVIAAAFGFVYWMAEYGRGGPMTELIVRIPGSANGLSVGSPVRFNGIQIGSVQTLSIDADDPQYSLAFTQVRTDAPIYPSTKAALEIQGLTGAAYIELSGGRKGEESILQHAIDNNKRAVIVADQSSVTNLLATADKILDRANDAVGELQGFIEDSRGPLTETFKNAETFSDALAKNSGNIDAFLQSVGELSNTVKAVSGRVDSTLQAVESLVKAVDAQKIDNIVSNAEKITANVADASGDLKGAIQKFDQTATTFNDFGKQAQATLDRVDTLVAQIDPAKVKGSVDDIAQGTKDARAAVASIRDVANTVSARQKDIDQTIQDVSQLANKLNSASTRIDGILIKVDALLGTDNTQSLFAEARNTLESFKKVADNLNSRIGPIADNLQKFSSGGLRDVQTLINDMRGTVSNLNDTISNFDRNPQRLIFGGDTVKQYDGRTRR, from the coding sequence ATGGAAACCAAAGCCAATTACACGATTGTCGGTTTTTTCACGGTGCTGGTGATCGCGGCGGCGTTCGGCTTCGTCTACTGGATGGCCGAATATGGCCGCGGCGGCCCGATGACGGAGTTGATCGTTCGTATTCCGGGCTCGGCCAACGGCCTCAGCGTCGGTTCGCCGGTGCGCTTCAACGGTATCCAGATCGGCTCGGTGCAGACGCTGTCGATCGATGCCGACGATCCGCAATATTCGCTGGCCTTCACCCAGGTCCGTACCGATGCGCCGATCTACCCCTCCACCAAGGCAGCCCTGGAAATCCAGGGTCTGACCGGGGCTGCCTATATCGAACTTTCGGGCGGCCGCAAGGGCGAGGAAAGTATACTCCAGCATGCGATCGACAATAACAAACGCGCCGTCATCGTCGCCGACCAGTCGAGCGTCACCAATCTTCTGGCGACGGCCGACAAGATCCTCGATCGGGCCAACGACGCGGTCGGCGAACTTCAGGGTTTCATCGAAGATTCGCGCGGGCCGCTAACCGAGACTTTCAAGAATGCCGAGACGTTCTCGGATGCGCTTGCCAAGAATTCCGGCAATATCGACGCCTTCCTGCAGAGCGTGGGTGAACTCTCCAATACGGTGAAGGCCGTGTCGGGCCGTGTCGATTCGACGCTTCAGGCCGTCGAATCGCTGGTCAAGGCGGTCGATGCGCAAAAGATCGACAACATCGTCTCCAATGCCGAGAAGATCACCGCCAATGTCGCCGATGCCTCAGGCGACCTCAAAGGGGCGATCCAGAAGTTCGACCAGACGGCCACCACCTTCAACGATTTCGGCAAGCAGGCGCAGGCGACGCTCGATCGCGTCGATACGCTCGTTGCCCAGATCGATCCGGCGAAGGTGAAGGGTTCCGTCGACGACATCGCGCAGGGGACCAAGGATGCGCGCGCCGCCGTCGCCTCTATCCGCGATGTCGCCAACACGGTTTCGGCGCGTCAGAAAGATATCGACCAGACGATCCAGGACGTCTCTCAGCTTGCCAACAAGCTGAATTCGGCGTCGACCCGAATCGACGGCATTCTCATCAAGGTCGATGCGCTGCTCGGAACCGACAATACGCAATCACTGTTTGCCGAGGCGCGCAATACGCTGGAATCCTTCAAGAAGGTGGCCGACAACCTGAATTCGCGGATCGGGCCGATCGCCGACAATCTGCAGAAATTCTCGAGCGGTGGCTTGCGCGACGTGCAGACTCTCATCAATGACATGCGCGGAACCGTGAGCAATCTGAACGATACGATCAGCAACTTCGACCGCAATCCGCAACGCCTGATCTTCGGCGGGGACACGGTCAAGCAATATGACGGCCGGACGCGGCGTTAA